ACAAGTCAAAGCCGGAACTGGTGATTATCAGTGCTGGCTTCGACGCTCATGTTCAGGATCCGGTTGGTTCTCTGGGCTTGGAAACCGAAGATTTCGAACCTCTTACGAAGCTCGTGCAGCAGGTCGCGGCGACTCACGCCAATGGGCGTTTAATCAGTATGCTGGAGGGTGGATACCATGTCGAACGATTGGCCGACTGTGTAGAATTGCACCTCAGAACCCTTCTTTCGCCGCCGGCGTAGCCGCTGCTGACCAGGCGGTCTTCATTGCCAGTGCATGCTGGATTCGCTTTGGCCTTTCTTGAGCCAACAGCTCTGCGAATTCATGCTTTTTCCTGCTTTTTTGCTTCTCAGTGGCGGGATTCAAGCGGCTCAATTGCCTGTTTTAACGGGACGGATTGATTGTTTCCGCTTGAGGACTCTACAATCCGCCGCCGTGCGGGCGATTTATGTCGCTTGACGCTACAGAGTTAGACGCATTGCAGCCGACGATCGTTCCACAGGATCGCCGGTGTGCCGCAGGACTTCGCTAGGTGTAGGTACGAAGCACTTGCCGCAATGCACCGCAGTAATCTGCATCGAACTTTGTAGCCGGACTCGCCAAGGGTTCGGGAAAGACGTCTCAGGTTTTGGCAGCCATGAGTTCGTCAGGACGATTAGTTAAAACAAGCTGTTCACCGTCGAACCCGCGGTGGACTACACATAATTCGCGAGGACACACATGGTAGATCCAGCAGTTTTGGAGACGATTTCTGGCATTGAGACTGACGAGCTCAATGAATGGCTTGAATCTCTGGAAGACGTTCTGCATCGCTATGGCCCGGAAAAACTGGGCGAACTGCTGGTTCATCTGCAGGAACGCGCCTACCAGCGTGGCGTGAAGCTTCCATTCACCGCCAACACTCCGTACATCAACACGATTCATCACAGCGAACAGGCACGGTTTCCCGGCGATCTGGCCCTCGAACGACGCATCAAAAGCATCGTACGCTGGAACGCCATGGCAATGGTGGTTCGAGCCAACAAAAATTACGAAGGCGTTGGCGGCCACATTTCCACGTTTGCTTCGTCTGCCACGCTGTACGAAGTGGCTCAAAACCATTTCTTCCACGGCAAGACCGATGATCATCCGGGCGACATGGTCTATTTTCAGGGCCACGCGTCGCCGGGCATGTACGCTCGAGCCTATGTCGAAGGTCGACTGGACGATTCGCACCTGGAAAACTTCCGCCGCGAACTTCCCGCCGGCGTCGGACTCAGCAGTTATCCGCATCCGTGGCTGATGCCCAACTTCTGGCAGTTTCCCACCGTTTCAATGGGACTCGGCCCGATCTGTTCGATCTATCACGCCCGGTTCCTGCGGTACATGGAACATCGCGGCCTGAAGGACACGTCACCATCCCGAGTCTGGGCATTTCTGGGCGACGGCGAATGCGACGAACCGGAATCACTGGGAGCGCTGACTCTGGCGGCTCGCGAGAATCTGGACAACCTCACGTGGGTCATCAACTGCAATCTGCAGCGACTGGATGGCCCGGTCCGAGGCAACGGAAAGATCATTCAGGAACTGGAAGCCGCGTTCCGTGGTGCCGGGTGGAATGTTATTAAGGTCATCTGGGGTGGCGATTGGGATCCGCTACTGGACGACGATGTTGATGGCAAGCTTGTGAAGCGCATGGGTGAAGTCGTCGACGGGCAGTACCAGAAGTACACCGTAGAATCGGGCGAATACATTCGCAACCACTTCTTCGGAGCCGACCCGGACGTGTTGAAGATGGTCGATCATCTGTCGGATGAAGTCATGCAGAAGATTCGTCGAGGCGGCCACGACCCGGAAAAAGTTTACGCCGCTTATCACGAAGCCGTGAATCACAAAGGCGCGCCGACGGTGATTCTGGCCAAGACCGTGAAAGGGTACGGACTGGGCGAAGCCGGCGAAGGCCGCAACGTCGCTCACAACACCAAGAAAGTGAATGAGCAGGAACTGAAGAACTTCCGAACGCGATTTTCGATTCCGATCAGTGACGAGGAAGTCGACAAAGTTCCGTTTTACAAGCCAGCCGACGACAGCCCGGAAATGGTCTATCTGCGTCAGCAGCGTGAGAAACTGGGTGGCTATGTCCCTTCAAGGACGCCCACGGACGAACGTCTGGACATGCCCGCTCTGGATCACAAGATGTTCCAGGCGAAGGGCCTACTGCCAGGCAGCGACGGCGACGATGGTTCGACCACGGCTGCTCTTGGACAGATTCTTCGCGGTCTGGTCCGGCACAAAGGGTGTGGCGACCGAGTCGTTCCGATCATCCCCGACGAAGCTCGTACCTTCGGCATGGAAGACCTGTTCAAACAGGTTGGTATCTACAGCAGCAAAGGCCAGCTGTACGAACCGGTCGACCGCAGCACGATGCAGTACTACAAGGAAGCCAAAGACGGTCAGCTTCTGGAAGAAGGCATCAACGAAGCGGGAGCAATGAGTTCCTTTATTGCCGCCGGAGCTGCCTACGCGAATCTCGGCAAGAACATGATTCCGTTCTACGTGTACTACTCAATGTTCGGCTTTCAGCGAGTCGGCGATTTGATTTGGTGTGCGGCGGATACCCGCGTAAAGGGCTTCCTCTGCGGCGGAACTTCCGGACGCACCACTCTAAACGGCGAAGGTCTGCAGCACGAAGACGGGCATAGCCAGTTAATGGCCACAACGGTGCCGTCTTTGCGAGCGTACGATCCGGCTTACGGCTATGAACTGGCCGTAATTGTGCAGGAAGGCCTGCGACGGATGTACGCGGAAGGTGAAGAAATCTTCTATTACCTCAGCGTGTACAACGAAAACTATCCGCAGCCTGCGATGCCGGAAACGAGCGGTCTGAACGACGGCATCATCAAAGGGATGTACAAGTACAGCAGCACCGACAGCGGCCAGGGGCAGACTCACCGCCCTCAGCTGTTTGGCAGTGGACCGATCCTGCGAAGTGCGTTGGACGCTCAGCAGATGCTGGCAGACAAGTACGGCATCGGCAGCGACGTTTGGAGCGTCACCAGTTACAGCGAACTGCGTCGCGACGCGATGGCGTGTCAGCACTACAACGATTTGAATCCAGGTGAAACCGCGAAGGTCAGCTACCTGGAAAAAGTGCTTGATGGAATCAGCGGCCCGTTCATTTCGACCAGTGACAACGTGCGACTGGTGGCCGACCAGATTCGTGAATGGGTTCCCGGCGAATACATTGTCTTAGGAACCGACGGGTTTGGACGCAGCGAAACTCGACCGGAACTGCGACGACATTTCCGCATCGACGCCGAGAGCACGACTTACGCAGCGTTGCAGGGAATGTCCCGCATGGGGGCCTTCGATGCGGCAAAACTGCCGGGAGTGATTGCTGAGCTGGGTCTCGACCCGAACGCGTTGTTCCCGATTGATGCGTAGTGGTCGCCTGGCTCTGGCGAGTCAGGCAATGTGTTTCAGGGGCAGCGATCAAACAAGAACGACAAGGGCCAATGCCTCTGCCATTCACGCGACTGGCAGGCGGCATGGAACAATCGGATCGACTCGGAGAGATCGATCTACGTTACGGAAACCAACCATGACCATTGAATTCAAACTCCCGGCCGTTGCTGAAGGCATCGAATCTGTCGATATCGCAGAAATCCTCGTGGCTGTCGGAGATACGATCGAAGCCAACGCCGTGATCTGCGAAGTCGAAACCGACAAGTCGGTGGCTGAAGTCGAGTGTCCGCATGCTGGCAAAGTCACGAAGATCATGGTCTCGGTCGGGCAGTCCGTGGATGTCGGAGCCACTTTGATCGAACTCGAAGAATCTTCGGATGCCGCCGCAGAAGCTCCGGCGAAACAGCCGGAAGCTCCCAAACAGGAAGCTGCTCCAGCTGCCGAAGGACCGGAAGCAGCCGAAGCGCCAGCGGAAGATGCTGCTCCGGCGGGAGAAGCCAAAGACGTCGAATTTAAGCTGCCGGTCGTGGCTGAGGGTGTCGATTCAGTCGATATCGCGGAGGTACTGGTCAAGGTCGGTGACACGATTGAGGCCAATGCCATCATCTGCGAGGCCGAAACCGATAAGTCTGTCGCGGAGATCGAATGTCCCCACGCGGGCGAAATTAAAACCGTCCACATTTCAGCCGGACAAACGGTGAAGGTTGGCGAACCGCTGATCACCATCGCCACAACGTCCGGCGCGCCTGCGAAATCGTCTGGTCCTGCAGAAAATCCGGCTGCTCAGAAATCTGCCCCCGCCAGCTCGCAGGCCAAAACCGCCCCGCAGAAAACTCAGGCACCGCCTGCCACAGCACCGACTTCCAGCGGAGGCGTGCCAGCTCCCGCCGGGCCGGCGACTCGTCGGATGGCTCGCAAGCTTGGAGTCGACCTTCACCAGGTCAAAGGAACTGCCAACGGCGGACGCATTACCATCGAAGACATCGAAGGTTTTGTGCGTGATCGCATGAGCCAGCCGACCGGCGGCGGTGCCGGTGGTTCGATGAGCATTGGAACAGTCGCGGCGGCGCCTCTGCCGGACTTCAGCAAGTTCGGCCCAATCACCAAGCAGCCGCTTAACAAGCTGTCGCGAACGGCCGCTGCTAATCTGCACGGAGCGTGGATCACCATTCCGCACGTGACTCAGCACAATCTGGCCGACATCACGGAACTGGAAGCGGCTCGAAAACGCTACGTCAAAGACAATCCCAAGTCGCCGAAGATCACGATGACGGCCATCATGATTAAAGCTGTTGTGGGCGCGTTGCGAGCGTTCCCGAAAGTCAATTCCAGCATCGACATGGAAGCTGGCGAATTGATTCTGAAGGACTACTACAACATCGGTGTCGCCGTCGACACGCCCAACGGCCTGGTAGTCCCCGTGATCCGCAACTGCGATCAGAAAAATGTGCTTGAGGTCGCTTCCGAACTCACGCAAATGGCAATGAAGGCTCGCGATCGCAAGCTGAAGGCCGAAGACATGCAGGGAGCTTCCTTCACCATCACAAATCTGGGCGGTATCGGCGGTACTTATTTCACTCCGATCGTGAATCACCCTGAGGTCGCAATTTTGGGCATGTCTCGCGGCCAGAAAGAATTGCAGTTGGAAGACGATCAAATCGTCGAACGCCTGATGCTGCCTTTGTCTTTGTCTTACGACCATCGAGCCATCAACGGAGCCGATGCGGCTCGGTTTATTGTGAAGCTGTCGAGCAGCCTGACAAATTTTTTCGAATTGTTCTGATGTGATTCGCTAGAGCGGAGGGCGGAAAGCGGAAGGCCGAAACCGCAAACGTCGATGCCGCTGTTTCTGGTTCCGCTTTCGGCATACCGTTCTCAGCTTTCAAAATGAAACACACTCAACTGGTTGTTCTTGGTGGTGGTCCCGGTGGCTACCCAGCGGCGTTCGCAGCGGCCGATGCCGGCATGCAGGTGGTGCTCGTCGACGAAGGTAAGCAGCCCGGCGGAGTCTGCCTGAACCGAGGCTGCATTCCTTCCAAGGCACTGCTGCACGTCGCCAAACTGATCAACGAATCTCGCGAATCCAGCGAATGGGGAGTTACCTTTCAGCCGCCGGAAGTCGACCTCGACAAGCTGCGCGACTTCAAGAATGGAGTCGTTGGCAACCTGTGCGGTGGTATCGAAGGCCTGTGTAAAGCGAGAGGCGTGGAGCTAATCAAGGCGCGAGGAACCTTCAAGGATTCTTCAACGCTGGAACTGAAATCTGCCGACGGTGAAACGTCGACGCTGACGTTTGATAAAGCGATCGTGGCCATCGGTTCGATTCCAACCATGCCCGGCTTCTTCAACATTGGCGACGACCGAGTCATGGATTCCACCGGCGCGCTGGAATTGAAAGATATTCCGGGCAAGCTGCTGGTCGTCGGTGGTGGCTATATCGGTCTTGAGATGGGATCGGTGTATGCGGCCCTGGGTTCTGAAGTCACAGTGGTGGAAATGTCGTCCGGCCTGCTTCCCGGAGCTGACCGCGATTTGGTGACTCCGCTGCAGAAGGTTCTGAAGCAACAATTTGCTGCGATTCATCTGGACACTAAAGTTGCCAAGTTGACGGCCACGGATGCTGGCATAGTCGCCAGTCTGGAAGGTGAAGGCGTCAACCCCGAAATGACATTCGATCGAGTGTTGATTTCCATTGGTCGCCGCCCCAACAGTGCGAATTGCGGGTTGGAGAACACGGGCGTCAAACTCGATGAACGCGGGTTCATTGAAGTCGACCGTAACATGAGAACCGCCGATCCGAAGCTGATGGCCATCGGCGACATCGCAGGCGAGCCGATGCTGGCTCACAAAGCGACGCGCGAAGCGAAAGTGGCGGTTGAAACGCTGCTCGGCGAGCCCGTTGAATTCGATAACGTGGCCATTCCCGCCGTCGTGTTTACCGATCCGGAAATTGCCTGGTGCGGCATTACCGAAACTGAGGCCAAAGCTCAGGGCATCGAACACACAGCTCACCGTTTTCCATGGGCGGCATCCGGCAGAGCTCAAACGCTGGCTCGAACCGAAGGCGTGACGAAGCTGATTGTCGAACCGAAGCATCAGCGTGTGATCGGCGTCGGCATTTGCGGGCCAGGCGCGGGCGAAATGATTGCAGAGGCCGTGCTCGCCGTAGAAATGGGAGCGACCGCACGCGACCTTGCCGATTCCATTCACGCTCACCCGACACTTTCCGAAACCGTGATGGAAGCGGCCGAAAGTGCGATCGGCCAACCCACTCACTTCTACAAGCCGACTCGGAAAAAGGCGTGAAGTCCCGGTTTGCTGCAAGTGTCAGGCGCGGAATGGCCGAGAACCCTTTTTACGCCCCGGCCGGTTGGCAGGATGAGTCGTCTTTCCGAGACGATTCACGCGAGAGACGGGATTGGAGTGAGGTCGTCCTGCGAACATGCATAG
This DNA window, taken from Fuerstiella marisgermanici, encodes the following:
- the aceE gene encoding pyruvate dehydrogenase (acetyl-transferring), homodimeric type, encoding MVDPAVLETISGIETDELNEWLESLEDVLHRYGPEKLGELLVHLQERAYQRGVKLPFTANTPYINTIHHSEQARFPGDLALERRIKSIVRWNAMAMVVRANKNYEGVGGHISTFASSATLYEVAQNHFFHGKTDDHPGDMVYFQGHASPGMYARAYVEGRLDDSHLENFRRELPAGVGLSSYPHPWLMPNFWQFPTVSMGLGPICSIYHARFLRYMEHRGLKDTSPSRVWAFLGDGECDEPESLGALTLAARENLDNLTWVINCNLQRLDGPVRGNGKIIQELEAAFRGAGWNVIKVIWGGDWDPLLDDDVDGKLVKRMGEVVDGQYQKYTVESGEYIRNHFFGADPDVLKMVDHLSDEVMQKIRRGGHDPEKVYAAYHEAVNHKGAPTVILAKTVKGYGLGEAGEGRNVAHNTKKVNEQELKNFRTRFSIPISDEEVDKVPFYKPADDSPEMVYLRQQREKLGGYVPSRTPTDERLDMPALDHKMFQAKGLLPGSDGDDGSTTAALGQILRGLVRHKGCGDRVVPIIPDEARTFGMEDLFKQVGIYSSKGQLYEPVDRSTMQYYKEAKDGQLLEEGINEAGAMSSFIAAGAAYANLGKNMIPFYVYYSMFGFQRVGDLIWCAADTRVKGFLCGGTSGRTTLNGEGLQHEDGHSQLMATTVPSLRAYDPAYGYELAVIVQEGLRRMYAEGEEIFYYLSVYNENYPQPAMPETSGLNDGIIKGMYKYSSTDSGQGQTHRPQLFGSGPILRSALDAQQMLADKYGIGSDVWSVTSYSELRRDAMACQHYNDLNPGETAKVSYLEKVLDGISGPFISTSDNVRLVADQIREWVPGEYIVLGTDGFGRSETRPELRRHFRIDAESTTYAALQGMSRMGAFDAAKLPGVIAELGLDPNALFPIDA
- a CDS encoding 2-oxo acid dehydrogenase subunit E2; its protein translation is MTIEFKLPAVAEGIESVDIAEILVAVGDTIEANAVICEVETDKSVAEVECPHAGKVTKIMVSVGQSVDVGATLIELEESSDAAAEAPAKQPEAPKQEAAPAAEGPEAAEAPAEDAAPAGEAKDVEFKLPVVAEGVDSVDIAEVLVKVGDTIEANAIICEAETDKSVAEIECPHAGEIKTVHISAGQTVKVGEPLITIATTSGAPAKSSGPAENPAAQKSAPASSQAKTAPQKTQAPPATAPTSSGGVPAPAGPATRRMARKLGVDLHQVKGTANGGRITIEDIEGFVRDRMSQPTGGGAGGSMSIGTVAAAPLPDFSKFGPITKQPLNKLSRTAAANLHGAWITIPHVTQHNLADITELEAARKRYVKDNPKSPKITMTAIMIKAVVGALRAFPKVNSSIDMEAGELILKDYYNIGVAVDTPNGLVVPVIRNCDQKNVLEVASELTQMAMKARDRKLKAEDMQGASFTITNLGGIGGTYFTPIVNHPEVAILGMSRGQKELQLEDDQIVERLMLPLSLSYDHRAINGADAARFIVKLSSSLTNFFELF
- the lpdA gene encoding dihydrolipoyl dehydrogenase; translated protein: MKHTQLVVLGGGPGGYPAAFAAADAGMQVVLVDEGKQPGGVCLNRGCIPSKALLHVAKLINESRESSEWGVTFQPPEVDLDKLRDFKNGVVGNLCGGIEGLCKARGVELIKARGTFKDSSTLELKSADGETSTLTFDKAIVAIGSIPTMPGFFNIGDDRVMDSTGALELKDIPGKLLVVGGGYIGLEMGSVYAALGSEVTVVEMSSGLLPGADRDLVTPLQKVLKQQFAAIHLDTKVAKLTATDAGIVASLEGEGVNPEMTFDRVLISIGRRPNSANCGLENTGVKLDERGFIEVDRNMRTADPKLMAIGDIAGEPMLAHKATREAKVAVETLLGEPVEFDNVAIPAVVFTDPEIAWCGITETEAKAQGIEHTAHRFPWAASGRAQTLARTEGVTKLIVEPKHQRVIGVGICGPGAGEMIAEAVLAVEMGATARDLADSIHAHPTLSETVMEAAESAIGQPTHFYKPTRKKA